DNA sequence from the Thauera sedimentorum genome:
TTCTACCGGCAGCCCCGTCTCTTGCGCAACCGCTGGCCGCGCGTGCGAGCACGGTCCAGGACGCGCAGGAGATCGAACTGGCGCACCGCTTCGATCTTGCCAGAACGGAGGCCCTGCAGGCCCTGGTCGACCGCTTCAACGCGGGCAGCAAGGACTACCGGATCGTATTGACGCGGCGTGACTGGCAGCAGGAGGCCTTGCCGCACCTGATGGTGCTCGAAGGCGAGGAAGAGGAACGCTTCCTTGCCGGCAAACCGCGCTACCGCCCGCTGCACGAGCTGATGCGGGCGGCTGGCGTACCGCTCAAGAGCGGCCGCCCGCCGGTGACGATGACGCGCAAGCCGGTCGACGGGCAGGGGCGCTTGCAGGCATTGCCGGTGGGGCTGACCACCCCGGTGCTGTACGTGAATCGTGAAGCCTTCCGCCGTGCCGGGCTGGACCCGGCGGTGCCGATCAACACCTGGCAGGACCTGCAGAACGCGCTCGGCCAGTTGTTCGACACCGGCCATGCCTGCCCCTACACGGTGTCGGAGCCCGGCCGCGTCATGGTGGAGAACCTCAGCGCCTGGCACAACGTGCCGGTCACCGCGCGCCGCGGCCGCACCGACGCGCCCGCCTTCAACGGCATGGTGCAGATCAAGCACGTGGCGATGATGGCCAGCTGGTACCGCGCCCGCTACCTGCACATCTTCGGTCGCGGCCCCGAGGCCGAGCGGCGTTTCGCCAGCGGCGAATGCGCGGTGATCGCCGCGCCTTCGGCCAGCTGGGCGGCCTTCCGCCGGCAGACCGGGCTGGACGTGGGCGTGCTGCGCCTGCCGTTCTACGACGATTTCCCCGGCGCACCGCAGAACACCCTGGCCGACGGCGCCTCGCTCTGGGTGGCAGTGGGCAAGAAGCCGGCCGAGTATCGTGCGATGGCCCGCTTCATCGACTACTGGCTCAAGCCCGAGAACCAGCTTGCCTGGCAGCGGGACGCGGGCTTCCTGCCGCTCAACAGCGCGGGGCTGCCCGCCGGTGCGAGCGAACTTGCCGGAGCCGATCTGGACAATCTGCGGGTTGCCGTGGGTCAGCTCAACAACAAACCCGCCACGCAGGAGTCGTCGGCATCCGCGCTCGTCGGTCGCGACGGTGTGCGCCGCATCCTCGATGAGGAACTCGACGCGGTGTGGGCCGACCTGAAGCCCGCGAAGGAAGCGCTGGATACGGCGGTCATGCGCCTGGGCGCGCCCCCGGTCCGCTGAGCGCGCCCCTGCAATGACATCGGCGGTGTGGCCCTGGCCGCGCGTCCTTGCCCACCGCTGCGGCGGCGCGCTGGCACCCGAGAACACCCTGGCGGGCCTGGCGGCCGCGGCACGCAGCGGCTGCCGTGGCGTCGAGTTCGACGTCATGCTCGCCGCCGACCACGTGCCCGTACTGATCCACGACGAAACCCTGGAGCGCACCACCAACGGGCGCGGACGGGTGGCCGACACTCCATGGGGCGCGTTGAGTCGCCTGGATGCGGGCGGCTGGTTCGACGAGCGCTTCGCCGGCGAGCCCTTGCCCAGCCTGCAGGACGCCGCCGCGCGCTGTATCGAGCTGGGACTGGCCGTGAACCTGGAGATCAAGCCGGCAGCCGGGTTCGAGACGGAGACCGGACAGGTCGCCGCCCGGGTGGCGGTTGCCTGCTGGCGCGATGCCGCGCTGCCGCCATTGCTGTCGTCCTTCTCCGAATCCGCCCTGCTCGCCGCCGCCGGCGAGGCGCCCCGGCTCCCGCGTGGCCTGCTGGTCGAGCAGGTGCCCGAGGACTGGCGGGCTCGTTGCCAGCGGGTGGGGGCTGTCGCCCTGCACGCCCATCACGATGCCCTCGATGCCGGCATCGTCGCCGACGTGCGTGCGGCCGGCCTGTGGCTGGCCTGCTACACGGTGAATGATCCCGCGCACGCGGCCGAGCTTTTCGCCTGGGGCGTGGACTGCGTGATCACCGATCATCCCGACCGGGTAGGCGTGCGCTGAGCCGTCGGCGAAGGGTTTCCCCCTTCGTCTTGACGCCGCGCCAGCCGGCCTCCTACCATCCCGCTTTTTCCCGTGAGCGCGTCCGCCTTGTCCATCCAGCAGCTCTTCGCCCCGATCGCAGCCGACATGCAGGCGGTCGACGCGGTGATCCGCCAGCGTCTCCATTCGGACGTGGTGCTGATCCGCCAGGTGGCGGAATACATCATTCACAGCGGCGGCAAGCGCCTGCGCCCAGCGCTGGTGCTGTACACCGCCGGCGCCATGGGCTACCGCGGCACGCATCACCATGAACTGGCCGCGGTGGTGGAGTTCATCCACACCGCCACGCTGCTGCACGACGACGTCGTCGACGAGTCCGAACTGCGCCGCGGCAACAAGACCGCCAACGCCATGTTCGGCAACGCCGCCTCGGTGCTGGTGGGCGATTTCCTCTATTCGCGCGCCTTCCAGATGATGGTCGGGGTCAACGACATGCGCGTCATGCAGGTGCTGGCCGACGCCACCAACGTCATCGCGGAAGGCGAGGTGCTGCAGCTGCTCAACTGCCACGACGCCGATGTCGGCATCGACGGCTACCTGCGCGTGATCCGCTACAAGACCGCCAAGCTGTTCGAGGCCGCCACCCGCCTGGGCGGCATCCTCGGCGGCGCCTCGCCGGAGCTGGAGGAGCGCCTGGCCGCCTTCGGCATGCACCTGGGCACCGCCTTCCAGATCATCGACGACGTGCTCGACTACTCCTCGGACGAAGCTGCAACCGGCAAGCACCTCGGCGACGACCTCGCCGAAGGCAAGCCCACCCTGCCGCTGATCCACGTCATGCAGCAGGGCAGTGCGGAGCAGGCCGCGGTGGTGCGCAAGGCCATCGAGACCGGCGGCCGGGACGACTTCGAAGCCGTGCTCGCCGCCATCCATGCCACCGGCGCACTCGAAGAGAGCCGCCGCCACGCACGTGCCGAGGCGCAGCTGGCCATCGATGCCCTCGATGCATTGCCCCCTTCCATTTTCAAGGATGCGCTGCTACAATTATCGGACTTTGCAGTTGCGCGAAATCACTGATATATTAGTGGGCTTCGCAAGGCAGTGAAAAAAGTGTCGGGGAATAGCTCAGCCTGGTAGAGCACTGCGTTCGGGACGCAGGGGCCGGAGGTTCGAATCCTCTTTCCCCGACCAAAAATTCCCGAGGAAAAACCGCCGGTTACGGCGGTTTTTTCGTTTACGGCGCGAAGTGCAAAGACGGTTGAATTTTTGCAGACTGGTGTCCCAGCTGTCCCAAGCTTGTCCCACGTCGACGGCGCCCGACTGGCGTGGACGAAACTCCTTGTCCGGGAGACTCCTCGTACCCGGACGCCGGGCGTCCGAGGAGGCCGATCAACGGGGCGTGCCCAGTTCGTGGGTGCTGCGTCCCGGGAAGTGGCGCAACGCTTCCACGCTGCGTAGGCGAAAACGCAGCTGTACTGATGCGGTATTCAGCCCCAGCTCAAGAGTTCTTCTCTTGCCTCTCGGCGTCAGCCTTTTCCTTGGCGGCTTGAGCATCCTTTTCCATCTTCCGTTTGGCAAAAAAGATCGCCACATTTCCAACCACGATCAGCAGGCCACCCACCAGAACGATATGCAGCAACGAAGCCCGATTGTCTGAAGCCGCACTCGTCGCTTCCGCCGCCAAGGCCATTCCGTTCGGAAGACCAACGCAAAGCGTGGTCAGCAATGCCGCCATGTGCTTCATGTGATATCTCATCTCTCGATCCCGATAGTGCCCGCGCATGCGGCATCCCGACTGACGGATTCTGTAGCCTCGTCCGCATTGTACTGAATCGCCTTGTGACGGCCCAAAAAGGCCGCCGCGTACTTTTCCAGGCATTCCGGGTGAAGTACGCCTGCATCGACGCCCACTCCATGCAGTACCCGGTGCATCGCCCGTGTTCAGTACGGGCGGTTCATCTGCGTGCTTACTACGCGCAGAAGCAGTAGGGCACGGCGTGAGGGTATCGACCGTCGGTAGGACTCTTGCGGTTTTCGCGCATTGACAGCGCTCGTGCCGTCTCAAGATAATCGAACTACTGCGGGAGAGAGGGTTGCCGGATCTCCGGGCCCCGCCGAAGGCGCAAACTCCCATGATCGCTCAGGCATACCGAACCGCAGGAATCATTTGCCGGCTGGAGAGCGGTTGCGGGCCAGATGGGGCCCGGCAACCCACCGAAGGGGCAGGTCCGCGCAGGGCCGAAACTCTCAGGTAAAAGGACAGGGGGAGAGGCGTTGCGAATGCTCCGATGAGGGGCTTTCGCCTATCGACGGAGCCTCTCCCGATGTCGCACAGCATCGCCCAGTTCTTCCAGTCCTTCTCCCTTCCGCAGCTCGACCTGCTGCTGCTCGTCTATCTGATCGCCATCAGCACCGAGGCCATGTCCGGCGCATTGGCCGCGGGGCGGCGCAACATGGACATCTTCGGCGTGGCGGTGATTGCCTTCGTCACCGCGCTGGGCGGCGGGACCATCCGCGACGTGGTGCTCGGCAACTACCCGATCGGCTGGACCCAGCATCCGGAGTACGTGTACCTGGTCATACTCGCCGGCCTGGCCACCACGGTGCTTGCCCGCTTCATGCACCACATGAAGCGCAGCTTCCTGATGCTGGATGCGATGGGGCTGGTGGCCTTCTCGCTGATCGGCTGCGACGTGGCATTGCGCTTCGACTACCCGGTGGTGGTGGTGATCATGGCCGGCATGCTCACCGGGATCAGCGGCGGCATCCTGCGCGACGTGCTGTGCAACCAGGTGCCGGTGGTGTTCCGCCGCGAGCTGTATGCCAGCGTGTCGCTCTTCGTCTGCGTGCTTTTCCTGGGCCTGCGATCGGCGGGCGTGGATGACGGGCTCAACATGCTGAGTTGCTTCGTCCTGGGCTTCGGTTTCCGCATGCTGGCGCTGCGCCAGAGCTGGCGACTGCCGACGTTCTCCTATCAGCAGCGCTGGGAGTAGGCGCGGCCGGCGCGCCTTTCACCGACCGGGTGTATCCAGTCGAATCGCCGCAAACTGCGGTGCCCGATGTGGGCGTATGATTCAGCCGTGTATCCCCCAGGCATGATAATGGTGCCTGACATCCGGATTGGGCGGCGCATGAACGGACATCGAGGTTTCCTGGCGGCACTGGTTCTGGCCGGGCTGCTGATTGCCGCGGGTTGCGGCAGCGACAGCCCGGCTGGGCGCCGTACCGTGAACATCGGCCTCTACCAGAACGCTCCCAAGGTATATACCGCTGCAAACGGCAAGCCGGCCGGGCTGTTCGTGGAGCTGATCGAGGCGGTGGCAAAGGCCGAAGGCTGGACGCTGAACCACGTGCCCTGCGAATGGGCCGACTGCCTGCGCCGCCTGGAAGCGGGCGAGCTGGACCTGATGCCGGACGTGGCCTTCTCATCCGAACGCACCCGGCGCTTCGACTTCCACCAGGTATCGGTGGCCAACAGCTGGTCACAGGTCTACGCGCATCCCGGCCGGGTGATCCAGGACCTGGAGGATCTCGCCGGCATGCGGGTGGCCATCCTCGACGGCGGCATCCAGCAGTCCTTCCTGGCCCAGCTGGCGGCCGGCAGCGGTGTGGCCTATCAGGCCGTGCCGGTGAAGTCGCTCGACGAGGGTTATCGCGCGGTCGTCGAGGGGCGGGCTGACGCGGTGGTCACCAACAGCTTCTTTGCCGCGCGCAACGGCAACCAGTACCGGCTGGCGGAGACACCCATCGTCTTCCTGCCGTCCACACTGTATTTTGCCGCGCCCAAGGGGCGCAGCCTGGACCTGCTGGCGCGTATCGACCTGCATCTGAACGAATGGCGGGGTGACGCGGACTCCATTTACTTCGACGCCCTGCGCCGCACCATGGCCGCACCGCCGGAGGTGCGGATGCCGCACTGGGTGAAGTGGTCGCTGATCGGCGCCGGCGCGGGCCTGCTGCTGCTGATCAGCGTCAGCCTGCTGCTGCGCTGGCAGGTGGCGCAGCGCACCCGCGACCTGCTCGCCACCACCCGCGAACTGGAGATCGAGCGGGCCAGCCTGGAGCATCAGGTGGCCGCGCGCACCGCCGAACTGCTGGCGGCCAAGGAAGAGGCCGAGCACCTGTCGCGGGTGAAGAGCGACTTCCTGGCCAACATGAGCCACGAGATCCGCACGCCGATGAACGCCATCCTCGGCATGCTCTACCTGGCGCTCAAGGGCGAACTGTCGTCCCCCCTGCGCAACCAGCTCACCAAGGCGCAGGGCGCGGCGCATTCGCTGCTCGGCATCATCAACGACATCCTGGACATTTCCAAGATCGAGGCCGGCAAGCTGGAGATCGAGCATATCGAGTTCGGTCTGGAGGCGGTGCTCGAGCAGTTGTCCGATGCGGTGGCCTTCCAGGCCGAGCACAAGGGCATCGAATTCCTCATCCGCTATGACCCGAAGATTCCGCCCCGCCTGGTGGGCGACCCGCTGCGCCTGGGCCAGATCCTGCTCAACCTGTGCAGCAATGCGGTGAAGTTCACCGAGCATGGCGAGGTCGAACTGGCCTTCCGTTGCATATCCGCCAGCGAGAGCCGCGTCTCCATGCAGGTCAGCGTGCGCGACTCGGGCATAGGCATGAGTCCCGAGGTACAGCGCAAGTTGTTCGAGAAGTTCACCCAGGCCGACCAGACCACCACCCGCCGCTTCGGCGGCACCGGCCTGGGGCTGGCGATCAGCCGCAACCTGATCGAACTGATGGGCGGGCGCATCTGGGTGGAGGACTCGCAGCCCGGCCGCGGCACCACCATGTGCTTCGCGCTGGAACTGGAGGTCGCACACCAGGCGCAGGCGGGCCAGCGCGAGCTGGTCGAGCGCGCCGGTCCGCTGCTCGAAGGCGTGCGCGTGCTGGTGGCGGACGACAACGAGGTGTCGCGCGCCATCCTCACCGAGATGCTGCACTTCTTCCGCCTCTCGGTGCACGGCGTGTCCAACGGCGCCGATGCGCTGGCCGCCATCCGCGAGGCCACGACGCCCTTCGACCTGGTGCTGATGGACTGGCGCATGCCGGGCATGAACGGCGACGAGGTGACCCGCCGCATCCAGGGCGATCCGGCGATCGCGCACAAACCCCGCGTGGTGATGGTCACCGCCTACGGGCGCGAGGACGTGATCCGCCTTGCCGAGCAGGCCGGGGTGGACGGCTTCCTGATCAAGCCGGTGTCGCCGTCCACGCTGCTCGACACCATCCTCTCGGTGCTCGGCCGCGGGCGCTTCTTCGGACAAGGCGAACAGCGCCGCGAGGCGGCCGCGGAGCTGGCCACCAGCGGACAACTGGCCGGCGCGCGGCTGCTGCTGGTGGAAGACAACGACATCAACCGCGAATTCGCCGTGGAGCTGCTGCGCAGCGAAGGCATCGTGGTCGATGAGGCGGCCGATGGCCGGCAGGCGCTCGAACGGGTGCAGCAGCAGGATTACGACGCGGTGCTGATGGACATCCAGATGCCGGTGATGGATGGCCTGGAGGCGGCGCGCCGCATCCGCGCGCTCGCCGCCGAACCGGGCGGCGAGCGCTTCGCCCGCCTGCCCATCGTTGCCATGACCGCGCTGGCGATGGCGCAGGATGCCGAACGCAGCCGCGCCGCCGGCATGAACGACCATGTCACCAAGCCGATCGCGCCGGAGCGCCTGATGGCCGCGCTGGCGCGCTGGGTTAAGCTGCCGGCGGGGCGGCGCACGCAGCGGCCCGCGGCGTCGGACGGCGGCGGCCTGCAGGGCACCGAGCTGCCGCCGGAACTGCTGGCGCTGGGCAGCCTGGACGTGCGCGAGGGGGTGCGGCGCATCGGCGGCAAGGCAGAGGCCTACCGCAGGCAGCTCGGGCGTTTCCGCGAACACTACGCCGACGCCGCCCAGCACCTGCAACGCCTGCTGGACGAGCAGGGCAGCCAGGCGGCGGCCGAGTACTGCCATGCGCTCAAGGGCGTTACCGGCAACATCGGCGCAAGCGCGCTGTGCGAGCGGGTCGGCGCGCTCGAGGGCCAACTCCGCCAAGGGCAGCGCCTGCAGGCCGGCGACCTCGAGGCGCTGCGCAGCCTGTTGCAGCAGGTGCTGGACGACATCGATGCACTTGCCGAGCGCAGCGCGGAGGCTGCTCCGGCCCCGGGCACTTCCGCACCGCTTGCCAGCGCACGGCTGGGTGAACTGTTGCACCGCCTGGCCGATGCGCTCACCCATGACCTGGGCGTGGTCGAACCCTTGCTCGCCGAACTGCGTGCCGGTACCGTCGGCACTCCGCTGGAGGCGGAGATCGTCGCCATCGCCGCCCTGGTCGACGTCTTCGACATCGATCGCGCGCTGGCGCGGCTGCATGCCCTGCAGGTCTCCCACAGAGAAACCACACCATGACCGAAACCGACAAACCTTCCGCAGGCGAGCGCCCGCGCATCCTCATCGTCGATGACGTGCATGAGAACCTGCACGCGCTGATGAACGTGCTGCGCGACGACTACGCCATCCTCGCCGCGACCAGCGGCGAGAAGGCGCTGGAACTGGCGCGCCGCAGCCCGCAGCCCGACCTGATCCTGCTGGACATCCGCATGCCGGGCATGGACGGCTACTCGGTACTGGCCGAGCTCAAGATCGATCCGGCCACCGCCGAGATCCCGGTGATCTTCGTCACCGCCCTGTCGGAGGCCGCCGACGAGGCGCGCGGGCTCAAGCTGGGGGTGGCCGACTACATCGTCAAGCCGGTCAATCCCGAGCTCTTGCACAGCCGCATCCGCACCCAGCTGGAGCTGCAGCGCCACCGGCGCAACCCGGCGC
Encoded proteins:
- a CDS encoding trimeric intracellular cation channel family protein gives rise to the protein MSHSIAQFFQSFSLPQLDLLLLVYLIAISTEAMSGALAAGRRNMDIFGVAVIAFVTALGGGTIRDVVLGNYPIGWTQHPEYVYLVILAGLATTVLARFMHHMKRSFLMLDAMGLVAFSLIGCDVALRFDYPVVVVIMAGMLTGISGGILRDVLCNQVPVVFRRELYASVSLFVCVLFLGLRSAGVDDGLNMLSCFVLGFGFRMLALRQSWRLPTFSYQQRWE
- a CDS encoding extracellular solute-binding protein, translating into MLLPAAPSLAQPLAARASTVQDAQEIELAHRFDLARTEALQALVDRFNAGSKDYRIVLTRRDWQQEALPHLMVLEGEEEERFLAGKPRYRPLHELMRAAGVPLKSGRPPVTMTRKPVDGQGRLQALPVGLTTPVLYVNREAFRRAGLDPAVPINTWQDLQNALGQLFDTGHACPYTVSEPGRVMVENLSAWHNVPVTARRGRTDAPAFNGMVQIKHVAMMASWYRARYLHIFGRGPEAERRFASGECAVIAAPSASWAAFRRQTGLDVGVLRLPFYDDFPGAPQNTLADGASLWVAVGKKPAEYRAMARFIDYWLKPENQLAWQRDAGFLPLNSAGLPAGASELAGADLDNLRVAVGQLNNKPATQESSASALVGRDGVRRILDEELDAVWADLKPAKEALDTAVMRLGAPPVR
- a CDS encoding response regulator, which encodes MNGHRGFLAALVLAGLLIAAGCGSDSPAGRRTVNIGLYQNAPKVYTAANGKPAGLFVELIEAVAKAEGWTLNHVPCEWADCLRRLEAGELDLMPDVAFSSERTRRFDFHQVSVANSWSQVYAHPGRVIQDLEDLAGMRVAILDGGIQQSFLAQLAAGSGVAYQAVPVKSLDEGYRAVVEGRADAVVTNSFFAARNGNQYRLAETPIVFLPSTLYFAAPKGRSLDLLARIDLHLNEWRGDADSIYFDALRRTMAAPPEVRMPHWVKWSLIGAGAGLLLLISVSLLLRWQVAQRTRDLLATTRELEIERASLEHQVAARTAELLAAKEEAEHLSRVKSDFLANMSHEIRTPMNAILGMLYLALKGELSSPLRNQLTKAQGAAHSLLGIINDILDISKIEAGKLEIEHIEFGLEAVLEQLSDAVAFQAEHKGIEFLIRYDPKIPPRLVGDPLRLGQILLNLCSNAVKFTEHGEVELAFRCISASESRVSMQVSVRDSGIGMSPEVQRKLFEKFTQADQTTTRRFGGTGLGLAISRNLIELMGGRIWVEDSQPGRGTTMCFALELEVAHQAQAGQRELVERAGPLLEGVRVLVADDNEVSRAILTEMLHFFRLSVHGVSNGADALAAIREATTPFDLVLMDWRMPGMNGDEVTRRIQGDPAIAHKPRVVMVTAYGREDVIRLAEQAGVDGFLIKPVSPSTLLDTILSVLGRGRFFGQGEQRREAAAELATSGQLAGARLLLVEDNDINREFAVELLRSEGIVVDEAADGRQALERVQQQDYDAVLMDIQMPVMDGLEAARRIRALAAEPGGERFARLPIVAMTALAMAQDAERSRAAGMNDHVTKPIAPERLMAALARWVKLPAGRRTQRPAASDGGGLQGTELPPELLALGSLDVREGVRRIGGKAEAYRRQLGRFREHYADAAQHLQRLLDEQGSQAAAEYCHALKGVTGNIGASALCERVGALEGQLRQGQRLQAGDLEALRSLLQQVLDDIDALAERSAEAAPAPGTSAPLASARLGELLHRLADALTHDLGVVEPLLAELRAGTVGTPLEAEIVAIAALVDVFDIDRALARLHALQVSHRETTP
- a CDS encoding polyprenyl synthetase family protein — protein: MSIQQLFAPIAADMQAVDAVIRQRLHSDVVLIRQVAEYIIHSGGKRLRPALVLYTAGAMGYRGTHHHELAAVVEFIHTATLLHDDVVDESELRRGNKTANAMFGNAASVLVGDFLYSRAFQMMVGVNDMRVMQVLADATNVIAEGEVLQLLNCHDADVGIDGYLRVIRYKTAKLFEAATRLGGILGGASPELEERLAAFGMHLGTAFQIIDDVLDYSSDEAATGKHLGDDLAEGKPTLPLIHVMQQGSAEQAAVVRKAIETGGRDDFEAVLAAIHATGALEESRRHARAEAQLAIDALDALPPSIFKDALLQLSDFAVARNH
- the ugpQ gene encoding glycerophosphodiester phosphodiesterase yields the protein MWPWPRVLAHRCGGALAPENTLAGLAAAARSGCRGVEFDVMLAADHVPVLIHDETLERTTNGRGRVADTPWGALSRLDAGGWFDERFAGEPLPSLQDAAARCIELGLAVNLEIKPAAGFETETGQVAARVAVACWRDAALPPLLSSFSESALLAAAGEAPRLPRGLLVEQVPEDWRARCQRVGAVALHAHHDALDAGIVADVRAAGLWLACYTVNDPAHAAELFAWGVDCVITDHPDRVGVR